In the genome of Pseudomonas sp. B33.4, the window GGTTGCTGCGCCTGTTCACTCAGCATGATCTGCCGGGGTTGGCGGATCTGGCGCATCGGGTCAAGGGCGGCGCACGGATCATCAAGGCCGACGCCTTGATCAAAGCCTGCGAACAACTGGAAGCGGCCTGCAACGGGCGGGATTCCAATCAACTGACCGTCGCAGTGGATGCCTTGCAGCAAGCCATGGAACGCTTGGCCGAGGAGTTGGAACCATTGCTTGTTTAAGACGGCTTAAGTTCAACCGCTAGGAAATATCCTACACGGCGCAGGGAATGCGCCTACAGGAGCCCCTCACCCAAAAGACCAAGATTGTTTCGTCGCCCAGGCAGATGGCTGCTAACACACGACGCATTCCGCGTCGGACAACCATCCGGACTTTCGCGACAGATTCGTCACTTACTTTTGGAGTTGTCCCATGAATCGCAAAGCTCTCGCCATCGCCGTACTGGTTTCCGCGTCCGGCATTCAATTCGCCAATGCTGCCGACGGCACCATCAACTTCAACGGTGAACTGGTCAACCAGACCTGCACCATCGCCGTTGATGGCGTGGTTTCGCCAGCCGTCGCGACCGTGACCCTGCCAACCATTTCTACCGGCTTGCTGACCGCCGCCGGCCAGGTTGAAGGCCAGACCGGTTTCAACATCCAGCTGACCAACTGCGTCGGCACCGCTACCACGGCGGCGGCGTTCTTCAACTCCGGTGCAACCGTTGACCCGATCAGCGGCAACCTGAAGAACATGACCGGTTCGGCGAACAACGTGCAACTGCAACTGGTCGATCAGCAGGGCGGCGCAGTGATCCAGGCGGGTAACACCAACCAGATCGCCAACACCACCCGCAACACTATCGACGGCACTGGCGCGGCCAACATGCCGTACGCCGTGCAGTACTTCGCCACTGGCGCGACCACGCCGGGCACTGTGGTCAGCTCCGTGACCTACAACGTCGATTACCAGTAAGCCGATTTCACGATGACGCGCCCGGCCAGGGGGGCAACGGCGCGTCAACGTGTGGGCAAAGAGGTGCGCATGCGTTTTTCAGGTGTTATTCGAATCAGCGCAATACTGATGCTTTCCACGCTGATGTATTCGCAAGCCAAGGCCGGTGTGGTGATCACTGGGACGCGTCTGGTCTACCCGGCGAGTCAGAAGGAAGTCACCGTCAAATTGAACAACAACGGCGCCCGTCCGGTGCTGGTGCAATCCTGGGTCGATGACGGCGACCTGCAGTCCAGTCCGACCAGTTCCAAGGCGCCGTTTGTGCTGTCGCCACCGGTTTCGCGCATCGACCCGAACAAGGGCCAGAGCCTGCGTCTGATGTTCACCGGGGCGGCGCTGCCGAGCGGCAAAGAGTCAGTGTTCTGGCTCAACGTGCTGGAGATTCCGCCGAAGGCCGATGGCCCGACGGACATGAACGTGCTGCAAATGGCCTTTCGTTCGCGGATCAAGATTTTCTACCGTCCCGACGGCCTGCCGGGCAATGCCAATGACGCGCCGCAGCAAGTGCAGTGGAAAGTCGTCGCGGCGGACAAGGGTTATGCCCTGCAAGCGTTCAACCCGACGGCGTTCCACGTGTCGCAGGTCGAGTTGGCGCTGACGCTCGGCAGCCAACGTTTCGACAGTGAAAATGGCATGGTCGGCCCGGGCGAAACCAAAACCTTCGTCTTGCCATCGCTGAAGACGATGCCCGGTGCCGGGGCTCAGGTCGAGTTCAATGCGATCAACGACTATGGCGCACTGGTACCGACCAAACAACCGCTCAAGCTTTGATCTTTCCGCGAACGTTTTAGCGCACGAGTAACCTATGAAAACTCTTCCACGCCTGGGGGCGCGCCCACAGGCTCGCCCTCGCTTTGCCTTGAATCCCGTGGCCGTTCTGGTGTTCCAGGCGCTGGCAGGGGTTTCTGCGGTGTTTGCGGCCCAGGCGGCGTTCGCCGAAGACGTGCAGTTCAACGACGCCTTCCTCCCCGAGGATTCGCAGACCCTGGATCTCACCGCTTACCAGCAGGGCAACCCGGTGTTGCCCGGCGAGTACCGCGCCGACATTGCGGTCAACGGCAAACTGGTGACCCGTCAGGACATCCGTATCCATGCCGACGCCGATGGCAGCCACCCGACGGTGTGTTTCAGTCGCGGCGTGCTGGAGTTGATTGGCGTGGATTTGCGTCGGCTGTCCGCCGAAGCCATGGCCAGCGTGGAGAGCGGTGCTTCGTGCCTGGACATTGCGCAATTGATCGACGGCGCGACAGCGATGTTTTCGCCGTCCACGCAACAACTGGACATCAGCATTCCGCAGGTCGCCCTGCGTCGCGATGCCCGTGGTTACGTCAGCCCTGAGCTGTGGGATCGCGGCGTGACTGCCGGCACCCTGAGCTACAACTTCAACGCTAACCACAACAAGACCGACACCGGCAATTACGATTCGGCCTACCTCGGTTTGAACGCCGGGCTGAACGTTGGCGACTGGCGTCTGCGCCACAACGGCTCGGCCAGTTGGGACAAATTCAATGGTCAGGATTATCAAGTCCTCAACACCTATGCCCAACGCGACATCACCTCGCTCAAGAGCCAGTTGACCGTCGGCGAAGCCAACACCAGTGGCGAGATTTTCGACACCCTGGCGTATCGCGGCGTGCAACTGGGCACCGACGATCGCATGTTGCCCGAATCCCAGCGCGGTTATGCGCCGGTGATCCGTGGCATTGCCCGCACCAGTGCGCGAGTGGCAGTGCGTCAGGCCGGTAATCTGCTGTATGAAACCACGGTGGCGCCGGGCGCCTTCGTCATCGATGACCTGTACTCGACCGGATATGGCGGCGACCTCGACGTCACCGTTTACGAAGCCGACGGCAGTGAGCAGAGCTTCATCGTGCCATTCGCCTCGACCGCGCAATTGTTGCGTCCGGGCACCTCGCGCTTCAGCGTCACTGCCGGTGAAACCCGCAACAACTACATCGACAGCCAGGCCAAGCTGTTTCAAGGCACCTACCAGCGTGGCCTGAACAATATCTTCACCGGTTATGGCGGTGCGCAAGTCAGTGACAACTACCATTCGGCCCTTGGCGGTTTGGCGTTCAGCACGCCGCTCGGTGCGGTGGCAGTGGACGTCACGCAGGCGCAGACCGACCTGAAAAGCGGCACTGCCAGCGGCCAGAGTGCACGCCTGAGCTACAGCAAGAATATTCTCGACACCGGCAGTAACTTTGCCGTGGCGGCGACGCGGTTTTCCACGGAAAACTACCTCGATTTCAGCAACGCCGTGCAACTCATCGATGCCGAGCAAAAGGGTCTCGACACCAGCCTGTTCGGGCGACCGCGCAGTCGTCTTTCGCTGACCGCCAACCAGAGCCTGGGCGATTGGGGCCAGGTCGCGTTCAACGGGTTTACCCAGAACTACTGGAACCTGCCGGGCAGCGATGTGCAGTACCAGTTCAGCTACAACAAGCAGGTCGGTTCGGTCAGCTATGGCGTCAGCGCCAACCGTGCGCGCAGCGGTGTCGGCGAAATGGAAAGCAGTCTGCTGTTCACCGTGAGCATGCCGCTCGAATTCGGCTCCTCGGTCAACCGTCCGCAACTGTCGACGCGGGTCATGCGTGACACCGACGGCAACTATAGCGAGCAGGCGACCCTCAGCGGTACCGCCGGTGCGGACCGCCAATACAACTATGGCGTAACCGCCGGCCATGACGGCGCGAGCCGCACCAACAGCACCTCGGTGAACGGCCAGTACATAGGCCCGAAAGCCATTGTTGGCGCGACCGTCAGCCGCGGTGAGGGTTACGACAGCCTGTCGCTGAATGCCAGCGGCAGTGTGGTCGCGCATCCGAACGGCGTGACGCTGACGCCGTATCGCGGCGAAACCATGGCGGTGATCACCGCCGAGGGTGCCGAAGGCGCGAAAGTCGTCGGCTTCCCTGGCTTGAAACTCGACAGCCGTGGCAACGCGGTGGTGCCGTACTTGCGCCCTTACGAATTGAACGAAGTGGCCATCGATCCGCTGGGCACGTCGCTCGACGTCGAGTTGAGCGAAACCAGCCAGCAAGTCGCGCCGCGCGCCGGTGCCGTGGTGGCGCTCAAGTACGGCACGCAAAACGGTCAGGCGGTGTTGCTCAACGTCACGCTGGACGATGGCAGTGCGCTGCCGTTCGGCGCCGGTGTGGTCGATGACCGTGGCGTCTCGGTGGGTGTGGTCGGGCAGGGCGGCCAGCTCTACGCCCGGGTCAAGGAAGACGCGCGCCGGCTGTTGATCAGTTGGGGCAGCCAGCCCGGTCAGCAGTGTGCGCTGGCGTTGCCGGCGGGCAAAAGCGCGGGCAAGTCACTGCGTCAGGTGGACGTGGTGTGTTCGGTGAATCATTCAGACAATCGCGTTGCTTCTGTGAACAGCGCACAGGGGTACAAGTGATGAAAATAATCGGAGCGTTCAAGTCGGGTCTGCTGTTGGCGGGCTTGTCGTTGTCGGCTGGCGCGGCGTTGGCTGACTGTAATTTCATTGATGGGACATCAACCATGGTCAGAACCCAACCGTTGTTGGGCGGTAATCTGACGGTGGGGCGCGATGTACCGTTGGGTGCTGAGATTTACCGGCAGACCTTCCAGGCGGCGACTTTTGTCAGACTGTCGTGCAGCGCCGGTTTGTACAACATTGAAACCCGCCGGGGTCTGCCGGTCAGGCCGCTGGCCTTGTCTTCTTGGGCAGGAACGCCTTGGTCAGGAAATGTCTATCAGAGCGGTGTTCCCGGCATTGGCGTTGCCATTTGGTACGCCGGTAGTGCATTGCCATTTTCCGGTAATGGAACCAACTGTGGCGGTGGAGTCAATGCTTGCATCTGGACGATCCAGAACACCCTGATCTTCGATATGTCCCTGATCAAAATTGGCGATGTTTCCCCGGGCACCATCCAGGGCGCCCAATTACCTACGGCTGACCAGCGCTGGGTGACCAGCAACAATGTCGAAGTCAGTCGTGTGAACTTCTCGGGCAGCATCAACATCGTCTCGCGCACTTGCCAGACTCCGGACGTCTCGGTGCCGATGGGCACGCACATGCTCAATGAGTTTTCCGGCAAGAACACGTTCACCCAGTGGCAGGATTTCTCCATCGCCCTGAACAACTGCCCGGCGTTCAACGGCTACTACCAGAACACCGGCCCGCGCTGGGCCAGTGACGGTACATCGAGCAACCTGGATTCACGCAAGAACAACGTATTGCAAGTGCGCCTCGACCCGACCCGCACGGCGATCACCCCCAACCTCGGCATCATGAGCCTGAACGCGAGCGCGCCCGGCGCGGACCCGGCCGCCACCGGTGTCGGCCTGCAAATCGCCGACAGCCACGGCACGCCATTGCCACTGGCGACATTGCGCGCCAGCGGCATCACGCCGCGCGCGGTCGAGGGCGCCAGCTACACCATCCCGTTGAAGGCCCGCTACATCCAGACCGGCGACAGCATCACCGCCGGCCCGGCCAATGCCACGGCGACTTTCACCATCAATTACTACTGATCCACCGACTTGTTTGAGCGCCACCCGTGCGGGCCTATAGATCAATAACGACCGGGCCCGGACTTCACTGTTAGGAGTGTTAGATGAGTATTCAACGTGTGTCTTCGCGCGCGCGCCTGTCGGCGTGCCTGTTGATCATGGCCGGGACCTTGAGTGCCTGCGCCAGTGCGCCGATTCCCGAACAGCAAATCAGCCTGTCGCGCGATGCAGTCAACCGTGCGGTGTCGGCGCAAGCGACGCAATACGCACCGCTGGAGATGAAGGCAGCGCAAGACAAAATGTTCCAGATGGAACGCGCCCTGGGAGAAAAAAACTACCCGCAAGCCAAATTGTTGGCTGAGCAGATCGAAGCCGACGCCAACCTCGCCGAGGGTAAATCGCGCGCGGTGAAATGGCAGAAACAATTGACCGATGCACGCAGCGGCATTCAGGTGCTCAAGCAGGAAATGCTGCAAGACCCGGTCACCGGTTTCAATCCGCCAGCCAGCGCTCAATAAGGACTTGTTCATGTCGAATTTCAAACTGTTGCCCGTCGCTTCGCTGATCGCTCTGACGCTGGCCGGTTGTGCCACGCCACCGGAAAACCCGCAACTGCTGCAAGCGCGCGAACAGTTCGCGGCGTTGCAAAACAAGCCTGAAGCCAACACCCTCGCAGCTCTCGAAACCCAGTCTGCATTCACTGCGTTGAACACGGCCGACCAAGCGTCGCAGAAGGACCGTCAGGCTCCGCAAATCGATCAATTGGCGTATCTGGCCAGCCAGAAAATCGCTCTGGCCGAGCAGACCATCATCGGTCGTCAGGCTGAGGCAGGGTTGAAGAAAATCGACGCCGAGCGCACACAGGTGCAACTTGATGTGCGCACTCAGCAGCTCAAGGCCTTGCAAGCGATGAAAGCGCAGAAAACCCAGCGCGGGGAAGTCGTGACCTTCGGTGATGTGCTGTTCGACACCGGCAAGGCCGATCTCAAATACGGCAGCCAGCGCAACTTCGAGCAACTGGCGCAGTACCTGGCGGCCAACCCTGAACGCAAAGTGCGCATTGAAGGGTTTACCGACGATGTCGGCGCTGACGATTTCAATCAGCGTCTGTCGGAGCGGCGTGCCGATGCTGTGGCTTTTGCGCTGCAGCAGATGGGCATCAGCGCTGATCGCTTGATCACCAAAGGCTATGGCAAGCAGTTTCCGATTGCCGACAACGGCAATGCCCGCTCCCGTCAGCTCAACCGTCGGGTGGAAGTCATCATCTCTTACGGTTCAAACGTGGTTGGCGCACGCAGCTGATGATCAATCAAGCGAGCCTGCAACGGGCTCGCTTTCTTGCATCTGAGCATGGGTCAGGACCGATCAATGCTCTTGGGAAGTTTCCTACAAAAACAGGGAAAAATCCTACTCAGAAAATCCCTTCGCTTCTCTAAATTGCCGGTTCCCCGAGTGCGAACCGGTTCTTTCAGTGGTTCGAACTCAACTCGATTTACGCCGTTGCCCAAGAAGGCGCACGTGAGGTTCTGTTGATGAAAACCCGTTCCCGTTTTTCCCGCGCAACACCGTCGCCGTGGCCATCGCCGCTGCGTTTTTGCTGCCGCTGCACGCCAGTGCCGTGTTCAATGCCAGTCAGCAGACCGTCACGCGGAGCTTTTCGGGTGTTTTTTCAGACTCGTCCTACATGCTTTGGCGACGCTTTTGCCTAGTGTGTCGCCTCTTACGCCATGTCCGGCGACCTTTTCCCTCACCGTTGAAACCCATGTCCTACAAATGCTGGCGAATTCTGATTGCCGACAAGCAGCCTGCACTGCAATTCCGAATCGGCAAGACCTTTAACCAACTGGGCTATCGAGCGTTGACGCAGGTGCATTCGTTTCGTGAGTTGTTGGGCGTGACCCATTACGCCTGCGACCCCTTCGAGCACTTTGACCTGATGATCATCAACGCTGAGTTGATCGCTGCTGCGGGTGTG includes:
- a CDS encoding DUF4398 domain-containing protein; its protein translation is MSIQRVSSRARLSACLLIMAGTLSACASAPIPEQQISLSRDAVNRAVSAQATQYAPLEMKAAQDKMFQMERALGEKNYPQAKLLAEQIEADANLAEGKSRAVKWQKQLTDARSGIQVLKQEMLQDPVTGFNPPASAQ
- a CDS encoding OmpA family protein, with translation MSNFKLLPVASLIALTLAGCATPPENPQLLQAREQFAALQNKPEANTLAALETQSAFTALNTADQASQKDRQAPQIDQLAYLASQKIALAEQTIIGRQAEAGLKKIDAERTQVQLDVRTQQLKALQAMKAQKTQRGEVVTFGDVLFDTGKADLKYGSQRNFEQLAQYLAANPERKVRIEGFTDDVGADDFNQRLSERRADAVAFALQQMGISADRLITKGYGKQFPIADNGNARSRQLNRRVEVIISYGSNVVGARS
- a CDS encoding fimbrial protein, with product MNRKALAIAVLVSASGIQFANAADGTINFNGELVNQTCTIAVDGVVSPAVATVTLPTISTGLLTAAGQVEGQTGFNIQLTNCVGTATTAAAFFNSGATVDPISGNLKNMTGSANNVQLQLVDQQGGAVIQAGNTNQIANTTRNTIDGTGAANMPYAVQYFATGATTPGTVVSSVTYNVDYQ
- a CDS encoding fimbria/pilus outer membrane usher protein, which codes for MKTLPRLGARPQARPRFALNPVAVLVFQALAGVSAVFAAQAAFAEDVQFNDAFLPEDSQTLDLTAYQQGNPVLPGEYRADIAVNGKLVTRQDIRIHADADGSHPTVCFSRGVLELIGVDLRRLSAEAMASVESGASCLDIAQLIDGATAMFSPSTQQLDISIPQVALRRDARGYVSPELWDRGVTAGTLSYNFNANHNKTDTGNYDSAYLGLNAGLNVGDWRLRHNGSASWDKFNGQDYQVLNTYAQRDITSLKSQLTVGEANTSGEIFDTLAYRGVQLGTDDRMLPESQRGYAPVIRGIARTSARVAVRQAGNLLYETTVAPGAFVIDDLYSTGYGGDLDVTVYEADGSEQSFIVPFASTAQLLRPGTSRFSVTAGETRNNYIDSQAKLFQGTYQRGLNNIFTGYGGAQVSDNYHSALGGLAFSTPLGAVAVDVTQAQTDLKSGTASGQSARLSYSKNILDTGSNFAVAATRFSTENYLDFSNAVQLIDAEQKGLDTSLFGRPRSRLSLTANQSLGDWGQVAFNGFTQNYWNLPGSDVQYQFSYNKQVGSVSYGVSANRARSGVGEMESSLLFTVSMPLEFGSSVNRPQLSTRVMRDTDGNYSEQATLSGTAGADRQYNYGVTAGHDGASRTNSTSVNGQYIGPKAIVGATVSRGEGYDSLSLNASGSVVAHPNGVTLTPYRGETMAVITAEGAEGAKVVGFPGLKLDSRGNAVVPYLRPYELNEVAIDPLGTSLDVELSETSQQVAPRAGAVVALKYGTQNGQAVLLNVTLDDGSALPFGAGVVDDRGVSVGVVGQGGQLYARVKEDARRLLISWGSQPGQQCALALPAGKSAGKSLRQVDVVCSVNHSDNRVASVNSAQGYK
- a CDS encoding molecular chaperone, which translates into the protein MRFSGVIRISAILMLSTLMYSQAKAGVVITGTRLVYPASQKEVTVKLNNNGARPVLVQSWVDDGDLQSSPTSSKAPFVLSPPVSRIDPNKGQSLRLMFTGAALPSGKESVFWLNVLEIPPKADGPTDMNVLQMAFRSRIKIFYRPDGLPGNANDAPQQVQWKVVAADKGYALQAFNPTAFHVSQVELALTLGSQRFDSENGMVGPGETKTFVLPSLKTMPGAGAQVEFNAINDYGALVPTKQPLKL
- a CDS encoding fimbrial protein codes for the protein MKIIGAFKSGLLLAGLSLSAGAALADCNFIDGTSTMVRTQPLLGGNLTVGRDVPLGAEIYRQTFQAATFVRLSCSAGLYNIETRRGLPVRPLALSSWAGTPWSGNVYQSGVPGIGVAIWYAGSALPFSGNGTNCGGGVNACIWTIQNTLIFDMSLIKIGDVSPGTIQGAQLPTADQRWVTSNNVEVSRVNFSGSINIVSRTCQTPDVSVPMGTHMLNEFSGKNTFTQWQDFSIALNNCPAFNGYYQNTGPRWASDGTSSNLDSRKNNVLQVRLDPTRTAITPNLGIMSLNASAPGADPAATGVGLQIADSHGTPLPLATLRASGITPRAVEGASYTIPLKARYIQTGDSITAGPANATATFTINYY